Genomic window (Gadus morhua chromosome 3, gadMor3.0, whole genome shotgun sequence):
GGAGGATGCAAGGAGGAGTATTTATATGAGGATAAGTAGGAGTGTAGCAAGTTGCTGATGGTCTGTCTATGGTGGCTCCAGGATCCTCTGCTGGTATCTGCTGCAGTGGACCACAAGATGCAGAATGTtctggtaagaaacaatgtcGAGATGAGAGCTAGTTGGCTTGTATTTAAATGATCAGATCCATTTCGTGACAACTCTGTGATATAaccatttttgtgtgtgtgtgtgtgtgtgtgtgtgtgtgtgtgtgtgtgtgtgtgtgtgtgtgtgtgtgtgtgtgtgtgtgtgtgtgtgtgtgtgtgtgtgtgtgtgtgtggttgcaggaGGAACTACTGCAGAAACAGGAGAACCTTCACTCTCTGGTGAGATCAACCTCATTTTAacttccttctctctcactcttgacTTTCTCCCTTCATCTTAAATTGTCAATTTAACTCTGTCATGTACGTTCATTTCTGTGGGAACATGTGGACACCGTTCAATAAATGGTGGATACGATGACAAAGGCTTTTGCTGAAAAGTCCAGAGTCAGAGCGCCGAGAGTCCAGCCGAGAGACTTGAAATGTACTTCATAATCGGCCTCGGGATCCATTCCCACCTGACACATGTGTGCTAAGGATCCTCGTTCATCTCTATGCTCGAGATTCTCTGACCCAAATGGGCTCCACCCGCCTTGACATAGAGCAGAAAGAGCCCGCCCTCACcctgtggttctctgtgtgaCCACCAGGGGGAGGCCAGGCTCCGGGCAGAGCTGCAGGTGCTGAGGGccaggctggaggagctgggcaCCGCGGGCCAGCAGAgcctggaggcggaggtggaccGGCTGAGCCGGCTGCTGGCCCGCCACCAGGCAGACGCCGACGGCGCCCGCACTGCGATGGCGCTCAGGGTCCGGGCCCTGGAGACCACCAACACACAGGTGAAGGAGGCCCTCCCTGCGCTCCCAACGGGACCCATGGATGAGTGACGTGTTTGGACAGGGCTGTGGTAACCCCTGTGTTGTTGTGGTAACCCCTGTGTTGTTGTGGTAACCCCGGTGTTGTTGTGGTAAcccttgtgttgttgttgttgttccagcTGAGCGAGGAGCTGTCCTCCATCCAGAAGAGGCCCGCCCCGGCCCCCTGCCCCGTGCCagagcccccggccccccaggacCAGAGCCTGCTCAGCCCGCAGCTACAGCACGCCCTGGAGGAGTGGCTCGCTGACAGGATCCAGGCAAGAGAGGCGGGCCGGCTGGCAGAGAGACGGGCAGAGAGGCAGgcaggaagagggagacaggttgaggaaacagacagacagacaggcaggcaggcagagagacagaccgacaggaagagagagagactgacaggcagggacagagacagacaggcagagagacagacagagagacaggcagagagggaggcaggtcggcagagagagagaggctggcatagagacagagagacagaaaggcgGAGAGAGAGCTGATGATGGATATTCTACATAATCAATGTAATCCgattttaatcattttaaacatTAGTATCTGTTtgcatcaacaccaccaccagccaggaGATAGGGTCCTAGTGTTCAGCTGGTCACACCTTCAGTCCTCATGACTTTGTTTACTTTACTCCATCAGGGATTCTTAGGAACACAAGAGAGGGTAAATTAACTGCAGCGGGGCATCAGTGACCTACCACTGTGTTTGAAtgaatgggtgtgtttgtttgggactATGTTATTCTGCCACAGCAAAGCAAACGTTAGATATCACTCTTTTAATAACTGAGAAAATGATATGGGATTTGTTAATTAGTGTTTGTAAAACATGTGCCTGTGTCTTtattgtgtgggtgcgtgtttgttcatgtgtgtgcatgcgtttcaTATTCAGGAGCACGAGCTCAGTGCTAGCGGCAGCTGTACTGACTGTAACCGGCCGATGGCCGACAAGATGGCCGACTTTGCTCTGGAGTCCCAAGGTTTGTCTCCTGTGCCTCAGAATAAGCAGGTGAAACCTGTCGATGATGTCCGTGTGTCTGCGATCCCCTACTGGTACAAAAACACAGCATAGACACCGCTATGCTCAGAACACTTTGGtcgttgttattgttttttatttgtatagtccaacacacacacacactcacacacacacaattgcacatccatacacacagacatatatacacgcacacacacacacacacacacactcactcacgcataaacaaacacatcccTTCTCCCACATATacccccatccacccacccacccaccacccactcAATGTATGTCCCTGGCCCCCAGGTGCCAGTGTGGTGAGCACCCGGTGTTCAGAGACCTACAGCATCGGCACGGCGTGCGTCACCCTCTTCGGCTTCCCCCTGTGGTACCCATCAGAGAGCCCCCGCACTGTTATACAGGTgggccctctctccctctcattctgtccctaccctcttctctctctctctctctctctctctctctctctctctctctctctctctctctctctctctctctctctctctctctctctctctctctctctctctctctctctctctctctctctctctctctctctctctctctctctctctctctctctctctctctctccaacccgtGACTGTGTTCTCCTCGTTTTCCACACACCTACATAtgcacactaccacacacacatgcccatctcaccaagtacacacacacacacacttgcgtcttcacacacctccacccgcGCCCTGCAGGGCTACGCCGTGCTGCTCCCCGGGAGGTGCTGGGCCTTCCGTGGCGTGCAGGGCACCCTGGTCCTGGCTCTCTCCCACCCCGTCGCCATCTCCCACGTCACCCTGGACCACCTGCCCCGCTACAGCGCGCCCACGGGACGCATCGACTCTGCTCCCCGCGACTTTCAGGTCTACGTAAGGCTTCTTCACCGTGTTCTTCACCTGCGATGCTCTGCGCTTTACTGCCGCGGACAAGGTGCCGTAGGTCAGACTCCAGagctgtaaagagagagagggcagagcagAGAAGAGTGGAGGAATGAAACGAAACCACCGCGAAAGTTTCCCATCGCTCTCTGCTCCCGGTGTTTCTCTGCCGTTGAGAAGAGTTGCATTtcacgcacctgtgattgacaggcaagatggattctccAAGCCAATCAGATGCCCTCAAAAGAGCCATGAGCGATCTAGAATCAAGATGTTATTCCCAAAGAGCGTTTCCTTTACTAAAAGGGGAAGGCAACGAATTACAACCAAATTACACAAAATCTGTAACTCCTACTCCCTACCTACAGCACCTATACCCCCCAGTGTACTGCTATTTACCACTATTTACAGCTTGTTGCCACTAGTGCTTCGGCAGGGAATGCCTTGCAGTGAGTTCAGGTACAGGtcgttgaggagcaggtaggggtgaggaagcgttgtgtttatgtttgtgttcagctgctctgtgcctctctccccAGGGCATGCAGGACACCCTGGATGAGGCCACTCTGCTGGGGAACTTCACCTACGACCAGGAGGGCGAGTCCGCGCAGACCTTCACGATACCCGTGAGTCCCCCCAGAGAGGTTACGAAGGGTTAGGAAGGGTGAAGGGGGGGGTAGGGATCAGCCGCTGTGATGCACTCATCGTCAGGGGTTCTGGGCCCCTTAATCACCATGGAGACGTACCGTAGAAACTGTagcagagagcagtgttctgaggagtttgcatgcacgcaaacatcCCGGCGCCTTTCTCCCccacctcatcctctcctctcctcctcttttgcCCCCTGCAGGAGTCTAGCCGCATGGCCTACCGCCACGTGGAGCTGAGGGTGCTCAGTAACTGGGGTCACATGACCTACACGTGTATCTACCGCTTCCGGGTTCACGGCAAGATGGCCGACGCGTAACCAGAGGTCCGGTGTACTGCTGGCGGCTACACAGCCCGTTTGTCATGTCACAGTGGATCTTTTTAAAAGAGCctcaattcaatacaaataataaccATAAAAATATTGAATACTGGTTTGATACTAGTGTTTGGGAGTGTTTCCGAAAGTTCTTTCAAGAGGCTATTGCTAAGAGGCGGATAATgatcaaatatttatatattttgagGTAACGAGCTGGCTGGCGGTGCAGATTCGATTAACGTCTTTAAAATCATGTCAGCTGACCATACACTGTGCTGGGTGGGCAGTGAGTTTACAACATGCTGTATGATTACCTATTGTTTCAGTGATACGAGGCTACTTTTACAATAGACATGTGAGCGCCTCTCCTACTTTGCAGTATTCCTTCAGAAGAACCATACTCTTTACCTGCTCTGAGCTGACTCGTGGAATGAGTTCTTCATTACGGAGAATACTGCTACTTTTGCATGTTGTGGAAAATCACGGTGTGCAACATGCAAGTTTCGGCAGTAGAGACCCGAAATATTGGACTTTGGACGTTGTTCCCAAAGCAAATCCTGGAAAAAGTAATTGATGCAGCAGTCCACGTTTTTTTCTCAGCGCACTTATAAAGCAAATAATGTTATATTTGAAAATATCTTTACGTGACGTTCCGCTTTAACTCACAGTTGAAGTAAATCAATTTGTTGTCAGCCACATTCTCAAAGAAAGTGCCCAGAATTAAATTACACTAAGCTCACGTTCACAAAGAAGTGTAGACAGTAAGTAAAATATGATTTGTTCTCATGTTTATTGAACAAAACGAttcggtaataataataaacacttgtGGCTCGAAGACGACTCAGGCCTCATTCACCTGGTGGCTACTCTAGCTGGATGGTGAAAGGCTCACTtatagaaccaagatggcctgGAACCAAGATACCCACTGGGTAAATACGGCCCATTAGTGGATGTCAGGTCATTTAAATCTGATTTACCTCATCTACTTTACCTCTTCATGTAATGCATGTGTTGATATTCGTTCTATCTTATAAGACAATGGAGTTCAAATCGGCACCTTTAAAGAAGCAAGCAAGTCATATGATTTAATTGCATATTTCACAAATATCCGATGCAGTTTCAACTGCCCAATTCCAAGGTTTATCGTCTGTATATACcgtatacatttatttaataattatatattttttgaaaatAGGACTACAatacattaggcctacatagatGGTATGATGACCTTTATATATGTAAACAATTAATAATTATTTCAATGGATGGGATAACATTCCTTATGAAACTAAATCAACTTAAATTATTATCTAAATAACAATTTAGATTAAAACATTCAGGGTTTTCTAAAGATGTTAAGCAAAAAATTGTATAATTACCTAAGTTATGTTGTATTTAGCTCTGCATTCTTGCTGGAATACTTGAATTAGTGTTCCCTAACCTCTTAAACTAAATATTCTGTCATGGTGAATATGGCATGTAATGGTACTCTTTCTTAGGAACAGAAGCTTTCTCTTAATAGCTTTGCACTGCAGACTCTAAGTGAGTAAGAACACCAGTCGATTTAAAGTTCTATGTTTTTCAGATTTAAAAGAACTGCTATTCAGGGTCACACCTGTTATTCCACATTCAGCAAATTTTGTAATATGCATTTTTGGGATAAAAAATATTCAATTGAGAATTTTTTCTGAGCTAAAAGTTTTAACAGTTTTAAATATCAATGATTCTCTGATGGTTAATCAAAGATTTGTGAATGTTGCCAAAAATTCGTACAAATGTGATGAATAAATATCACTTTTTGAATACCTCAGCTGGTGTCTCTTGTTATAATCTATACTGAGTCTAGAAATATTTCACAGGTCCATATACACTCGGATATAGAATGAGCTGTACCATTATCTGGTGACCATAGGGGAGGAACATAGAATGACCTGTACCATTATCTGGTGACCATAGGGGAGGAACATAGAATGAGCTGTACCATTATCTGGTGACCATAGGGGAGGAACATAGAATGAGATGTACCATTATCTGGTGACCATAGGGGAGAAGAAACATCTCTGCTGCCAGTCTAGATGCTTTCCTGGAGAAGCACGTTCTTCTGATATGATGAAGACAACCGAGAAATAAGGAAGCCACAGCATTAACcacaatggagagagagagaaagataacaCCTGATTGTTTACCTCAGCCAGAGGAGGAAAGATTGGAAGTATGGTGGCCACTGATAAAACAGTTCCTACAGCAGCTGCTGGTGTCAGTTTACACACATCTCAGGAGATGTGTGTCTTTCAAAGGTCCAATTACCAGTCACATCGATGGACAAAAAGGTGGAATTTTGACTTCCAATTTCATTAAGAGCATGACAGTAATAGTTTCCTCCAAGCTTAGACGTGATATCAGTGATGGGGTAGTACTGTCCTGATTCCTCCACTATTCCTTGAACCAGGTGTTCTTTGGCTATGAGGATTGCATCACTGCCTAACCTCACCAGAGGGACGACCTGGAGATGTAATGTCAAAGGTCAAATGTTGTTGCCTGTTGTAGTGAATTAAAATGTAATTAGTTTATACTAAATAAATATGGATGATGTATCACCATAGTATTCTGAAAGTCAAATCAACTATTGTCAATTAAAAATTAGTTATTGCTGCCAAAGACgcagcacacgcgcacacacacacacacacacacacacacacacacacacacacacacacacacacacatatatatgaaacaacatacattttttatacTCAAGTGAAACCTTTAAAAAACCCAATTCTAAtcgtttaaaatgtaatttatcACATTATTTGtgtaattataatatataatatcaactTAGTTTAGTTTTCCAATTATATTTATCTAAAGCTCCAGAGATCTCTTTGAGCCAGATTCGCCTCAATCAAACACAACAGATATATAATCAAGCCAAGATGAGCCATGAGTAGTCtaactttatttgtattcatgcaattggctaAATGGCTTTGATTTGGCTGTTTTAATTGGCGGTTTTAGATTAGAGCCGAGTAGATTAGATATttactcggcacagagatggcacacagagatggcacataactaaaactctccacatgccccgacttatagtggttttcacctctttctatgctttaatcctcgccttgaaaaaaagtggtgaagtggagcagagagatcgcattctctgtgccgtgttccaagtGCGgatgtggtgacgtatatcatatgcgtcgagagcagcgaagagctgtagtttacaaagcggcctcacataaaacctaaaattatcaaacttcttcacgaaaatgtttagttttctttgcatgaaaaattatcatttaaatccacaaacaacatatgtgtaatccagggcatataaagactgggaccagaaaataattattttctctccattgacacccattcatatttttcgatctcataggtcccatgggctctaccggaaggggcgtgacttcgccactctatttctgaaagtaccccgcctacagttaccaaacgagcgagtcagtttcgacgccccctcctacgtaggaatagcctggctaacgccagaccagagcccgtctacgaagagcctgggcacttcctatacgccccattgtaccgatcttggttgtagttccatcagacatccactgggggtgatcgcgggcgagtccagattgaatgggagtctatggggctagacggctaaatatgtctctttcacctgcttgtcgttgaaatatcgcatattttattgtagattccgcaaattcaatatagattataggtcaaaagtcgaatgaatgaaaaaaaaacgtagCCAACCACTAGCCTATGGTTGATTTACTGCGCTCTTGTTGGTTGCAATTTGCAAAAACCTATTTATCTTTCATTTATATTTGGTCCTCAGAttgtgcttcagcttcagatgccatcaagaggggtctctggtcgtaatcagtcgcaagtccgtccctgaccaatcagcattcattagcagaatgctagcgtgtacggccaacaacggcccaaactgtaagaaatcgaaaggacataggtactcattcatttgacttttgaactataatctatattgaacttgcggaatctacaatgaaatttgcgatatttcaacgacaagcaggtaaAGAGATATATTTAaccgtctagccccatagactcccattcaatctggactcgcccgcgatcacccccagtggatttCTGaaggaactacaaccaagatcggtacaatggggcgtatggAAGTGCctaggctcttcgtagacgggctctggcactattagtttgaatgcaatatccaattgtaccactagatgggagtaacttttacacagtgtccctttaacgcAGAAAGTTgctattttttcaaaataaacttgCGTTCTTAACTacttaggcaaggcaaggcaactttatctatgtagcacttttcaaacacaagacagacccacagtgcttcacatataaacattgtcatacaataaaataaaataaaagataagtaaaagaaaacatatgcaaagaaatgagtaaaatagaaagtgcaatgtatttaagatcagatcaacagtctctctggtatccgcgtACCCAACCTAAAATAATTTGGTACCCACgttgggactccaacccgacctaaaggaacttggtactttctctgggactccaacccggaatCTAGtaactctaacccagacagcaaccaaaggccttattctgggactccaacccagacagacgtcaggactctaacccagacagaactcaggtctatctctgggactccaacccgacctaaggaacatggtcctttctctgggaccccaacccagattctaggactctaacccagacagcaattgggtctcaaacccttatcctttctctctggtatcagatcatgtatctttctggtaaaaatagaaaataaattgaaagtcaaaaaggcattttagcaagtaaaatagaaagtgcaatgtatttaagatcagatcaacagtctctctggaacccacgtcgggactccaacccgacctaaaggaacttggtcctttctctgggactccaacccagattctaggactctaacccagacagaacttgtgTCCCTAGctccttatcctttctctctggtatcagatcatgtatctttctggtaaaaatagaaaataaagggaaagttaaaaaggcattttagtaaaataaaggcaaagtaaaaataaaaaaaaaagctttttagaaattgcaatatatttaagatttagcagaaagctaaagcaaacataaaagtcttcaatcttgttttaaaggtgctcacagttagcctggctccgcccgcctaagtacttccgctcaatttgaatttcccttcagtactaggtctggacctgctgtatgtaatttggttttctggtgccgccacagcggccaccaatcagcgaacagagggcgtgtctgagaacaatgacgataaagttgtacgccagtttgagttgttgttgtaggtcggtagttgatttacaatgtgcaatttttccctgataaattaaattcgacaaacaaaacctgcagctgtcgttgacggacattttgaCGGACgtgcaaggtgtttggtttgtgtacaacctgcgcgtgattcccggcgcatgacatacgtcacaaccaaacgttagcgattggttatggcagatccagagtggcactgggcagatccaatcattttaaacttcaacagacacccgccttcaagtgagttaacgtttgtcaattgattaggtccagactctctgtacaaatgaaatgaagtgaagtacgagagtctggtagaaccaggctagctcacagttggggcaagtcttaaatcctcagggagtttattccagctatttgttgcatagtaactaaatcctggtttccaatgtttcgtgtttactctggggataattaacagattggtctcagaagatcttagtgttgtagaaggcttatgtagtggaagcatatcagttaaatattttgggcccaaaccatgtagggatttataggttagcagcatgattttaaaatcaattctctgacctacaggaagccaatgtaacgatttaagaattggtgtaatatgttcaaattttttgatctttgttaaaactctagcagcagcattctgaacactCTGAAGCTTCCTAAAGCCctgttcagaccaaagattcaccttgcaacgacttgcaactcgcaactccttgtgacgccttgcgacgagacgggctgcgatgttctaaaactgggcagttcacactggctgcaacgcgctcCAACGGTCTGCGACGGTAGGTGGTatccctagcaactgtgaacgcaagttcacaagttgatctggctgcctttcgtgttttcacaAAGAATTAATACTTTTTTTGCGGAAACTTTCTATGTGGGTCTACGGTACAATAGAATGAAATCCAACCTTATTAATATTCCCCCCCACGATGGTATGAGTTCGAATCCCGTAATGTATCATAATTTAagcatttgtttttcatttatttcggcttaaaacggttctacgtgacaagtttcttccaattacactccaaatacgaatgagatgggaatgtttttgacattttattgaaagaCAAATCAAAGAGTAATTCGCAAGGAAAGCTACGTGTCTGGCCCGACTTCCAACAgctggcgtagccacgacaacaaacGACGCATTCGGCCAATGGTCACCAGTTAACACGGTCACGAGTTGAacttaatgataataataataataaatgaaatttatatggttaatatattaatatggtactctaagacgctttaaaaCACCACACCAAGTGCCACCGTAATTTCGCAACATGCTTTCTTCTTGCTGTCCCTGTTGCTATACCCCTTACTGCCAACGTCGTAAAGGACAGGTTGCTCCTCCAGCAAGCAAATTaaattctcctccctctctgacttcggACCAGAAGTCTGCCATCTTCGGATAtatgctggagtggacagtacggtaccgggacggagtaaggccgtgacgtacaagttgttctgtgctgtgattggctgaagagaaatagttaaatctccgcgttctaaaactggaccttgcgatatgacatgttcaatctctggcgactccttgcaactccTTTCGACGCCTTGCAactccttgcaacggcttgcaacgacccgttcacaccgcccctgcgacgttcttaaaccgtctcgttgcaagccgttgcaaggtgaatctttggtctgaactgggctttttattttttttgtgagaCCTGTACGGAGACCATtccagtaatcaagcttactagtgataaaggcatgtaccgtttttgtaagtcttcggtggacatgagccctctaagtcttgctacatttttaaggtgataatatgcagattttgtaactgatttgatgtgactgtcaaaatctAAATCAGAATCcgtgataacccctagatttctggctttgattgaggttttcagggacagagagtgaaggtgttgggttactttaagcctttctgttttagcaccaaatacaattatctctgttttgtcctcatttggCTGAAgtaaatttcggcacatccagtctttcactttcCCAATGCACTGGTACAGCAGATCTAttggccgatagtcatttggtgatagcgatacatagatttgtgtgtcatcagcatagcaatgatggtcaatattgttactttgcatgatttgccctagtgggagcatgtagatgttgaataaagagggtcctaagatcgaaccttgtggcactccacacatcacgttggttgattctaatacaaagtcgccaatgggagtgtctgtctgggttagaatcctagaatctgggttggagtcccagagaaaggaccaagttc
Coding sequences:
- the LOC115541076 gene encoding helicase SRCAP isoform X1 codes for the protein MSRRSARLVSGGYYQSDEDSDSSSVTTISYRESPLRVFKKKPGGTRKASTRTSSRANSNVSSVSTAEPSATERTNQGPEQYQGPTPEPAQGGSSIQMVLYNPTPAPTARPALTPARGRSRTPTPCPDAPPESSLPSGSLGPFRAGGLQGSYSRLLNQASVDSSGYSSAEGPHRRPTTTTSPTHPAPRTPSGEPASPPGGTGTSKAQSSSRSYSYYTDRLLRPGMRTLIGGVLLLALLFLCVYLLVPLLVSLTLHPTTTKATGPGLTTITTPPVSLTTPPPPALPPSSSPPHHQATPPPSSPLHHQATAPPPLNHPAPQPCSVPPAPAALDPLLVSAAVDHKMQNVLEELLQKQENLHSLGEARLRAELQVLRARLEELGTAGQQSLEAEVDRLSRLLARHQADADGARTAMALRVRALETTNTQLSEELSSIQKRPAPAPCPVPEPPAPQDQSLLSPQLQHALEEWLADRIQEHELSASGSCTDCNRPMADKMADFALESQGASVVSTRCSETYSIGTACVTLFGFPLWYPSESPRTVIQGYAVLLPGRCWAFRGVQGTLVLALSHPVAISHVTLDHLPRYSAPTGRIDSAPRDFQVYGMQDTLDEATLLGNFTYDQEGESAQTFTIPESSRMAYRHVELRVLSNWGHMTYTCIYRFRVHGKMADA
- the LOC115541076 gene encoding proline-, glutamic acid- and leucine-rich protein 1 isoform X2, with protein sequence MSRRSARLVSGGYYQSDEDSDSSSVTTISYRESPLRVFKKKPGGTRKASTRTSSRANSNVSSVSTAEPSATERTNQGPEQYQGPTPEPAQGGSSIQMVLYNPTPAPTARPALTPARGRSRTPTPCPDAPPESSLPSGSLGPFRAGGLQGSYSRLLNQASVDSSGYSSAEGPHRRPTTTTSPTHPAPRTPSGEPASPPGADRLLRPGMRTLIGGVLLLALLFLCVYLLVPLLVSLTLHPTTTKATGPGLTTITTPPVSLTTPPPPALPPSSSPPHHQATPPPSSPLHHQATAPPPLNHPAPQPCSVPPAPAALDPLLVSAAVDHKMQNVLEELLQKQENLHSLGEARLRAELQVLRARLEELGTAGQQSLEAEVDRLSRLLARHQADADGARTAMALRVRALETTNTQLSEELSSIQKRPAPAPCPVPEPPAPQDQSLLSPQLQHALEEWLADRIQEHELSASGSCTDCNRPMADKMADFALESQGASVVSTRCSETYSIGTACVTLFGFPLWYPSESPRTVIQGYAVLLPGRCWAFRGVQGTLVLALSHPVAISHVTLDHLPRYSAPTGRIDSAPRDFQVYGMQDTLDEATLLGNFTYDQEGESAQTFTIPESSRMAYRHVELRVLSNWGHMTYTCIYRFRVHGKMADA